The sequence AAAACGACGCACACACTTCGCCTATATCGAACCAACTCCAACAAGGTGGGGTTCCGCTATGGCCAGGTTTCTAACTTACGACCTCAACCCAACGCACTACCCTGACATAATCGCGTTGCTGTTAACATGACATATTGACGTTGCCACGATAGTTTGCTTTTTACTGGCCAAAACCGCTGGCTTGAACGCCCTACCCCAATATTGCATAGTGAACGGCATGTTAGTCGACGCGCTCAAACGGCCGGTCAAAGACCTGCGCATCTCGGTCACCGACCGGTGCAACTTCCGCTGCACCTATTGCATGCCACAGGATGAGTACGAGTGGATCGACAAAAAAGAAATTTTGACATTCGAAGAGATCACTCGGTTAGCGCGGATATTCGTTCAATTCGGTGTGGAAAAAATTAGATTAACCGGCGGCGAACCTCTGGTGCGCCATGATTTAAACCTGCTGATCGAGAAACTAGCGCCGCTCGCAGGTCTCAAGGATCTGTGTCTGACGACCAACGGCGCGCTGCTCGCCGATAGAATTCAATCTCTCAAGCAAGCGGGCTTGAAGCGGGTCAACGTTAGCATCGATACCTTGGACGGTGACAAATTCAAACGCATGACCAAGCGCGGCGACCTGAGCAAAGTGCTCGACGGCATCTTTGCCGCCAAAGCGGCCGGGTTGGCGCCGATCAAGTTAAACGCGGTCGTCGAGCGCGGCGTCAACGACGACGATATTTTGCCGTTAGTCGAGTTCTGCCGCGACAATGGTTTCGCCATGCGCTTCATCGAGTACATGGACGTCGGCAACGCCAACAACTGGACCTCGGCCAAACTGGTGTCGAAGAAACAAATCATCGAAACCATCAACGCGCGCTATCCGCTAAGGGAAATCGGCCGCGACCAAGGCAGCGCGCCGTCGGTGGATTACGAATTCATCGACGGCAAGGGCGACATCGGCGTGATCGCGTCGGTGACCGAGCCGTTCTGTTCGAGCTGCACCCGGGCGCGAGTGACGGCGGACGGCAAGATCGTCACCTGCCTGTTTTCCAATGTCGGCCACGACGTCAAAGCGCAGCTGCGCGGCGGCGCCTCCGACGCGGCGCTGGCCGAGTTCATCGCCAACATTTGGCACGGCCGCACCGACCGTTACTCGGCGGAGCGCTTGGCAGCGCTCAACTCGTCGACCTACGATCCCAAGAACCACCGCAAGATCGAAATGATTTCCCTCGGCGGCTAGCCCGGCGTAAGAAATCTCATGGTCAGAGCCGCGCGAAGAATCGCCTCATGATTGCGATTTTTCTGGCACGTGCGTGCTTGGCGCTGCCGTTGGCATCGGCGAATAGCTGCTGCGGCTGATTAGCTTGGGCAAGACTGCATGAACTTTTCACTCTCGCGCGACGGCTGGCTGCTGTTTGCCAGCTGCGGCGTGCGCTCGTTAGCCTACGGTTTTCTCTCGGTCATTCTCGGGCTCTATCTTGACGCCATTGGTTTGAATACGACGGCGATCGGTTGGATTTTCACCGCGGCGTTGGCGGGCGGCGCGTTGATGACGATTGTCATTACCGCCATCGCCGACAGCTTCGGCAGAAAATTACTCCTGATTGTTGGCGCGCTCATGATGGCCGCGGCCGGCTGCGTATTCGCCGTCAGCAATAATCCAATTTTGCTCGCCCTGGCGGCGATCTTCGGCACCATCAGCCCGTCGGGAAAAGAAGTTGGGCCGTTTCTTTCCCTCGAACAAGCGATCCTGCCGCAGACTACCGAGGATCGCCAGCGCACGGCGGTCTTCTCCGCTTACAATCTAGTTGGCTCCTTCGCCGGTGCCATCGGCGCGTTAGCGGTGAGCCTGCCGTCCTTATTCTCATTGACGGCAATCGCCGGTTACCGCTTTTTGATTTGGGGTTACGTCGCTTCGGCGATTCTACTTGCGCTCTTGTTCACGCTGCTGTCGCCTCAGGTGGAAGCGAAAGAGAAAATCGCGTCGACGACACCCAAGGTCGGCTTGCACAAATCCCGTGCCATCGTCGCCAAACTCGCCGGCCTCTTTGCGCTTGACGCCTTCGCCGGCGCGTTCATCGTTCAGAGCATCGTCGCCTACTGGTTTTATCTGCGCTACCAAACCGATTTGAAGGCGCTGGGCGGGATCTTTTTCGGAACGAATATTTTCGCCGCCCTCTCCTTTCTCGCCGCTCCGGCCATGGCGCGCCGCTTCGGTTTGTTAAACACCATGGTGTTCACGCACCTGCCGTCGAATATTCTAATTCTGTTGGTGCCGCTGATGCCAAACGTTGAACTGGCCACGGCGGTTTTACTGCTACGGTATTCGCTGTCGCAAATGGACGTGCCGACGCGCCAGTCTTACACGATGGCCGTCGTCGACGCCGACGAACGCGCAGCCGCAGCCGGCGTTAGGGTTGCCGTTCTTGCTCGCTGGTGGGATTAAGATTGTTTACGATCTGTGGATCTTCGCTGTGTTCCGGCATGTGAAGCCGCCGGAGGAGAAAGCGTAGCGCGTAGATTTATTCGCAGCGCGCGACCGCTTCCTGTATGGTTCGTTCGATGAAGCCTTTTATCGAAGTCCTCTCCGTCGCCCTGCGTCTCGGTCTCACCTCTTTCGGCGGGCCGATCGCGCATCTTGGTTATTTTCGCGATGAGTATGTGGTGCGACGTAAGTGGCTTGATGAGAAAAGTTACGCTGACTTGGTGGCGCTGTGTCAATTTCTTCCTGGGCCGGCGAGTAGTCAGGTGGGGATGGCGATTGGCATTTCACGCGCTGGCTTGCCGGGCGCTTTGGCGGCTTGGCTTGGCTTTACTTTGCCGTCGGCGCTGTTGCTGGTCGCGTTTGCGTTTGGTGTGAATGCGGTCGGCACCGCGGCGGCTGCCGGATGGTTGCACGGTTTGAAAATCGTTGCCGTCGCGGTGGTGGCGCAGGCGGTTTGGGGAATGGCGAAGTCACTTTGTCCGGATCGGCAGCGCGCGACGTTGGCGATTGTCGCGGCGATTGTCACGCTCAGTTGGCCAACTGCTGGCGGACAATTGCTTTCGATCGTTGCTGCCGGCGTCGTCGGTTGGTTCTTTCTTGCGCCGACGGCACTGAGTTTTCAAGTCCACGCGCAGTTTCCCGTGAGTAAGCGCGCCGGCGTGATCGCTTGGATTATTTTTTTCGCTCTGTTGCTGGGCCTGCCGCTGATTCGGCCATTGGCGCAGAGCCATTCGCTCGATGTCTTCGATAGTTTTTTCCGCGTCGGTTCGTTAGTTTTCGGTGGTGGCCATGTAGTCTTGCCACTGCTGCAATCTGAAGTCGTCGGCCCCGGTTGGATTACCAACGAACAATTCGTCGCCGGCTACGGCGCGACCCAAGCGGTGCCGGGGCCGTTGTTTACTTTCTCGGCGTATATCGGCGCGGTTATGAACGGTTGGAGCGGCGCGCTGTTGACGCTCGTTGCGATTTTTCTGCCGTCGTTCTTGCTGGTCGTCGGCGCGCTGCCGTTTTGGGATTCGCTACGCGCTAACTCTAAATTTCAATCCGCTTTGAGCGGCATCAACGCCGCGGTCGTCGGACTGCTTCTCGCCGCGCTTTATAAGCCGGTGTGGACTAGCGCGATACTCTCTCCCGTCGATTTCTCGCTCGGCTTGGTTGGCTTCGGTCTGTTGATGTTTTGGAAATGGCCGCCGTGGATCGTCGTGCTGTTGAGCGCTTTGGTGGGCGAAATACTGGCGCGTGTCT is a genomic window of Deltaproteobacteria bacterium containing:
- the moaA gene encoding GTP 3',8-cyclase MoaA; translated protein: MLVDALKRPVKDLRISVTDRCNFRCTYCMPQDEYEWIDKKEILTFEEITRLARIFVQFGVEKIRLTGGEPLVRHDLNLLIEKLAPLAGLKDLCLTTNGALLADRIQSLKQAGLKRVNVSIDTLDGDKFKRMTKRGDLSKVLDGIFAAKAAGLAPIKLNAVVERGVNDDDILPLVEFCRDNGFAMRFIEYMDVGNANNWTSAKLVSKKQIIETINARYPLREIGRDQGSAPSVDYEFIDGKGDIGVIASVTEPFCSSCTRARVTADGKIVTCLFSNVGHDVKAQLRGGASDAALAEFIANIWHGRTDRYSAERLAALNSSTYDPKNHRKIEMISLGG
- a CDS encoding chromate transporter gives rise to the protein MVRSMKPFIEVLSVALRLGLTSFGGPIAHLGYFRDEYVVRRKWLDEKSYADLVALCQFLPGPASSQVGMAIGISRAGLPGALAAWLGFTLPSALLLVAFAFGVNAVGTAAAAGWLHGLKIVAVAVVAQAVWGMAKSLCPDRQRATLAIVAAIVTLSWPTAGGQLLSIVAAGVVGWFFLAPTALSFQVHAQFPVSKRAGVIAWIIFFALLLGLPLIRPLAQSHSLDVFDSFFRVGSLVFGGGHVVLPLLQSEVVGPGWITNEQFVAGYGATQAVPGPLFTFSAYIGAVMNGWSGALLTLVAIFLPSFLLVVGALPFWDSLRANSKFQSALSGINAAVVGLLLAALYKPVWTSAILSPVDFSLGLVGFGLLMFWKWPPWIVVLLSALVGEILARV